A stretch of DNA from Campylobacter concisus:
ATCCAAATTTATCAGTCAAAATAAACAAGTGACAAATATGCCAATCACAAAAATTACAAAAATTTACTTTTACTAAGTCATTCTTTGGTGGGACTGATTTAATTCCAGTATGCGCCAAAATTCAATTCAGATATTAGGGCGAGCATACTCTATGTAGCTACAAAATGTTACCATTTGTTGCTCCATAGAGGCTCGCAAGGAGAGCTTGCCGCTCCCTTGACCCACGCTAAAAAATATTTTCTTAATTAAAAATGGCCATGCAGGATAGGCTATTTTTAATAAAATATTAAGTTTACTAAGGGTAGCCATAAGTATAAAAAATAATTAGACTAAATTATTTTTTGTGGTCTGCAAAATATATTTTAGTAGATTTTTAAAATGGCAACGTAACAAATAAGGTTTTTTGGAAGTAATAAATGAGATGGTTTGTCTAATAAACTTAATATAGTCGCTAAATTTAAAACATATCTTCTAGGCTTTGAGTTTTTTCCTTGCATACATCACTTGCATGGTGATGTATGCTGGTTTTTTTGGAGTATTCACGCTCCTCTATAAATTCTCTACATATTCTTGTAGCATCTTGTGCTCTATCTGTAAGCTCTCGTATGCTTCTCTCAAATTTTGGAATTTTTCTTCTGAATTTTTTAATTTTTCTTCCAAGCAAGATATTGAACTCTCGTACATATCTCTTTGTTGCTGCAAAGATTCCGTTAAGGCGTCGTTGCAATCTTTGTTCAAGCTCTTGACTTTCTTTATTAGCGCTGTCACATTTGTCCGTAATATCACAAGCTCCTTCTCGCAGTCTTGTTGCAAATTCATTATTTCTAATTCGTGTCTGTTCCTTTCGTCTTCGATCATCTTGGTCAAGCGCTCGTTCTCTTCTAGCAATGCTTTCTCTAATGCTGTCATCCTCTACTCCATTTTCATTAATATAAATTTCCTGCGCTCGTTCTCTGTTATCTCTTCGTCTTTTGGAATTGATATGTAATATTCCCTCTGGGTCTTGTCTGCAGTAGGTTGGCTGTATCTCCATTGTTTTGGTATCGTCCAAGCTACTTCTTCCTTTAATATCATTGCGTGCACTACCCAGCCAATTGCTATTCCCAAAATTAGTGCGGTAGCAACTGATAGCGAGATTATCACCGATCTGTCCTTGTGATGCAAGGATATTGTTTTTTGAAGTTCTTTCGACATATCTTTCTTGATTAAATCTATCTCTTTTAACAATAAGCTCCTCAAGTTTTCGCCTATTTTCTCTGCACTCTGCTTGTGTATTTCTATCATGGAATTCTCTAATTCTTCTGCTTGAGCTTTGGCTGAGTTCTCCAAGTCTTTGAGCACTGGTGAAGTCTGCATCGTATATTCCTCCTTTTAGACGATTTTTTGTTTTTTTAGTAGGCAGTATGATCGTTATGCCTTTTTTGTTGATCCTGGTTATTTCGATACCATTTTGTTTAAGAAGTTCAATCATGTGGTCTCTATTTTTAATATAGCCTTGCTTAACCAGATCGTGCAGCTTTTGGTCGAGCTCTTCCAAATTTTTATAATGATTGATGTTTTTCTTGCTAGACAATATAGTTTGCTCTTTTGCTGGATCATCTGGACTTGATAGTCCATACTCATCGTTAATGATCTTTTTAATTAGATCTATTCTAGTTTGATCATATTTAGCAAAATAAGGATTAAATGACCTGTCTGTTTCAAGATCTATCTTAGGGATAAGGAAATTTAACTCAAGCCGTCCATCCTTATCAGAATGCTCTACCCATAATACATTTGTACGTTCAAGCATATATTCACCCAAAAGAGCACGTTCAAAATCCTTAATGATTTTTAG
This window harbors:
- a CDS encoding relaxase/mobilization nuclease domain-containing protein, with the protein product MLVKFLRTYTGGGLGSINYLLNERKAAGTARVIKGDENLTRAIIKGITYKQKTCFGVLSFEEKYDFLTEEQKLKIIKDFERALLGEYMLERTNVLWVEHSDKDGRLELNFLIPKIDLETDRSFNPYFAKYDQTRIDLIKKIINDEYGLSSPDDPAKEQTILSSKKNINHYKNLEELDQKLHDLVKQGYIKNRDHMIELLKQNGIEITRINKKGITIILPTKKTKNRLKGGIYDADFTSAQRLGELSQSSSRRIREFHDRNTQAECRENRRKLEELIVKRDRFNQERYVERTSKNNILASQGQIGDNLAISCYRTNFGNSNWLGSARNDIKGRSSLDDTKTMEIQPTYCRQDPEGILHINSKRRRDNRERAQEIYINENGVEDDSIRESIARRERALDQDDRRRKEQTRIRNNEFATRLREGACDITDKCDSANKESQELEQRLQRRLNGIFAATKRYVREFNILLGRKIKKFRRKIPKFERSIRELTDRAQDATRICREFIEEREYSKKTSIHHHASDVCKEKTQSLEDMF